The Tessaracoccus timonensis sequence GTCGTGCTCATCCCAATAATCGCCGAGCGCCTCGTCCCACGCCATCTTCGTCATGGGGCCGCCCGCATCCAGCGCGGCCAGCGCGTCGACGTCGTCGGCAGACATGAGCTCAACCCGCCGCCACATGGCGTTGCGCACCAGCACCCGAAACGCCCGCTCGTTACCGGTGACGGGGCGCGACGGCGGCGCCGGCGCGTCGGCCACCTCCAGCTCGGCACCCGACATGGCGGTGAGCTGCGCCCACTCATCGAGCAGCGACGAATCCACCAGCCGCGTGAGCTCGCCCAGCCAGGCGATGAGGTCGGCCAGCTCCTCGGTACGGAACCCCTCGGGCACGGTTTGGCGCAGGGCGCGGTAGCAGTCGGTGATGTACCGCAGCAGCAGGCCCTCCGAGCGCTGAATCTTGAGGTGCGCAACGTACTCGGCGAACGTCATGCCGCGCTCCACCATGTCGCGCACGATCGATTTTGGCCGGATCGGGGTCTCCATCAACCACGGGTGCTTCTCGCCGGCCTCCCGGTGCGCCTGCTCCAGCTCCTCACCAAGGGGCTTCGGCCAGGTCACCTCCTCGACGATGTCCATGCGCTCGTCGTACTCGACGCCGTCGGCCTTGAGCTCGCCGATCACCTCGCCGCGCTCACGGTGCTGCTGGGCCAGCAAGATGGTGAGCGGGTCCTCGAGGGTTGCTTCGATGACGCTGATCGTGTCCAGCGCGTAGCCAGGCTCGGTGTCGTCCATCGTCTCCATGTACGCCAGCGCGAGCGCCGACAGCGGCTGGTTCAGCGCAAAATCGTTCTGCAGGTCGACGTCGAGCTGGTAGACGCGCCCGCCCGGCTGCGGATTCGGCACTCGGGTGATGATCTCCGCCGCGAGCAGCGAGCGCGTGAGCGACACCGCCCGACGTAGCAGTCGACGTCGCATGGCCTTGTCGGGCGACACGGAATCCACCAGGCGGATCACCGCCTGGCTGACGTCCTCGTCGCGCTCCAGCAGGTTGAGTATGAACGAGTGCGTGATCCGCATCCTGGGATGCAGCTCCTCCGGCGCGGCTTCGATCAGCTTTGTGAACGTCGCCTCGGTGTAGTTGACGAACCCCTCTGGCGGCTTCTTGCGCCGCACCGATTTCAGCTTCTTCTCGTTGCCAGCAAATTTCTTGAGGATGCGCTCGTTCTCCACCTCGTGCTCGGGTGCTTGCGCGATGACGTAGCCGATGGAGTCGAAGCCCGCCCGCCCGGCACGCCCCGCGATCTGGTGGAACTCGCGCGAGCGCAGGTGGCGTTGGCGGCGCCCGTCGAACTTCGTCAGCGTGGTGAACAACACCGCGCGGATGGGCACGTTGATGCCGACGCCCAGGGTGTCGGTGCCGCAGATCACCTGCAGCAGTCCTTGCTGGGCGAGTTGCTCCACCAGGCGGCGATACTTCGGCAGCATGCCCGCGTGATGCACCGCGATGCCCTGAAGCAGGAGCTTCCTGAGCGTCGTGCCGAAGCCGCTCGAGAACTTGAACCCATGAAGGGCCGCCTTGAGCTGCTCGACCCGCTCCTTCGACGGTTTGGCCGCGCCCAAGCTCAGTACCGACTGCGCCTGCTCCACCGCCAGCGACTGCGTCGAATGCACGATGTAGACCGGCGCTTTCTGCTCCTCGACCAGCGTTTGGATGGTCTCGTGGATCGGCGTCGTCTGCCACGCGTAGGTGAGCGGCACGGGGCGCTGAGCGTCGGAAATCTCGACGATGTCCCTCCCGGTCGTGCGGGTCAGGGTGGATTGCAGCGACGTGGTGTCGCCCAGCGTGGCCGACATGATGATGAATTGCGCCTGGGGGAGCTCCACGAGCGGCACCTGCCAGGCCCAGCCGCGGTCGGGGTCGGCGATGAAGTGGAACTCGTCCATCACCACCTGGTCGACGTCGGCATCGCGGCCTTCGCGCAGCGCGATGTTCGCGAGGATCTCCGCCGTGCAGGCGATGATGGGGGCCTCGGGATTCACCGACGCGTCTCCCGTCACCATACCCACCAGGTCGGCGCCGAACTGATCGACGAGCGCGAAGAACTTCTCGCTGACTAGCGCCTTAATAGGGGCCGTGTAGTACGTGCGTCCCCTGCCTGCGAGCGCCGAGAAATGCGCGGCGGTGGCGATCATCGACTTACCCGAGCCCGTCGGGGTGGTAACAATCACGTTCGCGCCCGACAAGATGGCCAGCAGCGCCTCATCCTGGTGCGGGTACAAGCTGAACCCGTCCTGCTCCGCCCAGCCGACGAACGCGTCGTAGAGTGCGTCGGGTGTGTTGGGGGTGTGCTCGAGCAAGCTGGTGAGAGTCATGATGCCTCCATCGTCCCATGCCCGCGTCCGAGGGGAAAGCGACGGCGAAGAAGGTGCAATATTCTGGGTACCGCGCGGTGGCAAGCGCATAGACTCCTGCCATGACGAATCTCCAGCTTCACGCCAATGACGTTCCAGGCCGGGACGAGGTGCTTCACCTCTACGACGCGGTGGGCTGGAGCGCCTACACGAACGACCCGGAGAAGCTGATGCGCGGGCTGCATCACAGCCTGCGTGTCGTCACCGCACGGGCCGACGGGAGACTCGTCGGGCTCGCGCGGGTGGTGGGCGACGGCGAGACCATCGTGTATTTGCAAGACATTCTGGTGCTCCCTAAGATGCAGAGAACGGGGATCGGCAGGCGACTGTTCGAGGCCGCGTTTTCCCCCTATGCAGGTGTGCGACAGCACGTGCTCATCACCGATCAGGAACCGCGCCAGCGTGCCTTCTACGAGGCGATGGGCTTCAAGGAGATCGGCGAAGCTGACGGCCGAGCATTCGTGCGCTACCAACACTGACTCTTCGAGTGCACGCCCGCACGCTGGGCTGCTTCCGATGCTGCGGTTGGAGGCCTGCGTGCTCACCCGACCCAGCGCTCGCCCGCGGGCTGCGCGTCGAGCGAGCCTGCGGAGAGGGTCTGCAGCGCGGCGTGGAACTCGTCGACGCACTCCGCGTCGACGCCGACGGTGATGTGGGCCTGGTTGCCCCACGCCACGTCGGTCACCTCGACGGGCCTGCCGGAGGGCAGCTGGAGGGTCCGCAGCTGATTCTCGACGGTGCCCGCGTCGGCGTAGTCGACGTCGACGCGCAGCAGCCGGGCGAGCCGCACCTCGCGCACTCCGGCCGCCTCGATGCCTTGCTGGACCGCGTCGGAGTACGCCCGCACGAGCCCGCCGGCGCCGAGCTTGATGCCGCCGAAATAGCGCGTGACGACGGCCACTACGTCGGTGAGGTTGTTGTGCTGCAGCGTGGTGAACATGGGCATCCCAGCAGTGCCGCCGGGTTCGCCGTCGTCGGAGCTGCCGCCGGTGCGCCCGTCGGGGCCGAGGATGAACGCCGAGCAGTGGTGGCGCGCGTCGTGCATGGCGGCGCGACGCTCCTCGACGACAGCGCGCGCGGAGGCTTCGTCGTCGACGCGGCGGATACGGGTGAGGAACCGGCTGCGTTTGATTTCGAGTTCGACGTCGACCCCGCCGCCCAGCGGGGCGTCGACGGTGCGGTAGCTGGTCAGACGCCCAGCTCCCGACGCAGTTTCGCGACGTGCCCCGTCGCCCGCACGTTGTATTGGGCGACGCGCACCGTGCCGTTGCCATCGTCGTCGACGTCAATCACGAACGTGGAACGGATGATGCCCTCGATCTCTTTGCCGTACAGCTTCTTCGTGCCGAACGCGGCGTAGGCGTTGGTGACCTCGAGGCTGGGGTCGGCGAGCAGGGTGACGCTGAGCTCGGATTTCTCCGTGAATTTGGCGAGCTTCTCGACCGTGTCTGGTGAGCAGCCGAGCACCGCGTAGCCTGCGCTGGCGAGCTCTTCGAGCGACGCGGAGAAATCGACGGCCTGGGTGGTGCAGCCGGGCGTCATTGCTGCGGGGTAGAAATAGAGGATGACGGCTTGGCCGGCGAAGTCGGTGAGCGACACCTCTTCCCCTCGTTGATTCGGCAAAGTGAATGCCGGTGCGGGGGATCCATGAGTCAGACGAGCAACCATGTGCCCAATTGTACGGCTAGGCTGGGGTAACCAACGTTGAAGGAGTGTTGATGGCTAAGGAGCGCACCGTCGAAGACATTCGCGCCGAACTCGCCGGCACGCGAGCGAACTTGAAGTCTTCGATTGCCGGATTCCGTGAATCCGTCGAGCCGAAGAACGTCGCCAAACAGAGCGTGGCCGAGGTGAAACAGTTTGCCCAGAACGAGTTCAACGAGGCGAAGAAACAGTTCGTGCACGAGGACGGCAGCATCCGCACCCAGCGCATCCTTGCTATCGCGGGCGCGGTGGTCGGCGTCGTGGCGTTCGCGGTGACGCTCAACGCACTGTCGAAGCGCGGCCAGCTCAACTCGGCCAAGGCGAAGAAGGCGATCACGGCCAAGTGAGCGACGCCCAGCTAGCCATTCGGATGCTGCACGACCGGGTGCTCGTCGACGCCGAATCCGGCGACCACGAGCGCAAAAGCGGTGGAGGCATCCTGATTCCAGCCACTGTCCAGATGGGCAAGCGCCTGGCCTGGGCGCAAGTGGTGTCTGCCGGCCCGAGCGTGCGCGCCGTCGAAGTGGGAGACCGAGTGCTGTTCGATCCCGAAGACCGAGCCGAGGTGGAGCTGAACGCCCGTCGCTACGTGCTGCTGCGCGAGCGCGACATCCACGCCGTCGCCGCCGAGCGCCTCGACGACGCCGGCACCGGGCTGTACCTGTAACCCCCTATAACCTCAATGCGCGACTGAGCGCACTCCAGATGCCGATTTTGGCCCGTCAGGGGCGATTTTCGCCTTCTGTTGTGCGCTGAGTCGCGCATTGGGGGAGCGATGAGCGTGCGCTATCCCTTGACCGCACCTTCGGTGATGCCGGCAATGAACTGCTTCGAGCCGAGCGCAAAGATGATGATGAGCGGCACGACGGAGATGAGCGACGACGCCATCAGCATGCCGTAATCAGTGCCGTGTGCGGTCTTCAACTGCGACAGCGCTACCTGCAACGTGAGCTTGCTGGGGTCGTTCAACACAATCAACGGCCACATGAAGTCGTTCCATGCGCCGATGAACGAGAACATGCCCAGGAACGCGAGCGCAGGGCGAATGGTGGGCAGGCACACGTGGAGGTACTGCCGCCAGAATCCACAGTTATCAATGCGGGCGGCTTCCAGCAGCTCGCGCGGAATGGCATTCGACGCGTACTGACGAAGCCAAAACACACCAAATGCGCTCGCCAGGGAGGGGAAGATGAGCGCCTTGAGCGACCCAACCCAGCCCAGCTTGCTCATGAACAGGAACTGGGGAATCGTCGCGAGCTGTGCCGGGAGGAGGAACGTCGCGAGCACGAGGCCAAACAGAATCCGTTTGCCCGGGAACTCGTACTTGGCAAAGGCGAACGCTGCCAGCGACGAAATGAAGAGCACGAGCACCGTCACGCTAATGGCCACGAACGCGGTGTTCGACATGGCCGCCCAGATGTTGATCTTGTCCATGATCGCGCCGACGTTGTCGTCGAGGCGATCGCCAGGCGTCATCACCGGTGGGAACTTGTAAATCACCGACGAGGGCTGGGACGCCAGCACAAACATCCAGTAGAAGGGGAACACGGAAACGAGTGCGCCCAGGATGAGCAAAATGTGGCGTACCACCGCACCCCGATGGCGGCGCCACGACGGCCGACGCTTCGGGCGGGAGCCGGTTTCAATGGCTGCGCCTGCCAGAGCTGCCGGCACTGCGCGCTGGTTGATAGACATCAGCCCTTCACCTTTCGTTCGCGGGTGACCAGCCAGTTGATGATGGAGAAGAACATCACGACGACGAACACACCCCATGCGATCGTCGCGCCGTAGCCGTAGCGGTTCTCCTGGAACGCGACGGAGTAGAAGT is a genomic window containing:
- a CDS encoding DEAD/DEAH box helicase; its protein translation is MRLPPRGTQNIAPSSPSLSPRTRAWDDGGIMTLTSLLEHTPNTPDALYDAFVGWAEQDGFSLYPHQDEALLAILSGANVIVTTPTGSGKSMIATAAHFSALAGRGRTYYTAPIKALVSEKFFALVDQFGADLVGMVTGDASVNPEAPIIACTAEILANIALREGRDADVDQVVMDEFHFIADPDRGWAWQVPLVELPQAQFIIMSATLGDTTSLQSTLTRTTGRDIVEISDAQRPVPLTYAWQTTPIHETIQTLVEEQKAPVYIVHSTQSLAVEQAQSVLSLGAAKPSKERVEQLKAALHGFKFSSGFGTTLRKLLLQGIAVHHAGMLPKYRRLVEQLAQQGLLQVICGTDTLGVGINVPIRAVLFTTLTKFDGRRQRHLRSREFHQIAGRAGRAGFDSIGYVIAQAPEHEVENERILKKFAGNEKKLKSVRRKKPPEGFVNYTEATFTKLIEAAPEELHPRMRITHSFILNLLERDEDVSQAVIRLVDSVSPDKAMRRRLLRRAVSLTRSLLAAEIITRVPNPQPGGRVYQLDVDLQNDFALNQPLSALALAYMETMDDTEPGYALDTISVIEATLEDPLTILLAQQHRERGEVIGELKADGVEYDERMDIVEEVTWPKPLGEELEQAHREAGEKHPWLMETPIRPKSIVRDMVERGMTFAEYVAHLKIQRSEGLLLRYITDCYRALRQTVPEGFRTEELADLIAWLGELTRLVDSSLLDEWAQLTAMSGAELEVADAPAPPSRPVTGNERAFRVLVRNAMWRRVELMSADDVDALAALDAGGPMTKMAWDEALGDYWDEHDDLYTDADARGPQFFEVEHQKGSRVWLVRQIIDDPEGNHDWSVTARVDLDASDDAGELVIQSLSFSRQD
- a CDS encoding GNAT family N-acetyltransferase, which codes for MTNLQLHANDVPGRDEVLHLYDAVGWSAYTNDPEKLMRGLHHSLRVVTARADGRLVGLARVVGDGETIVYLQDILVLPKMQRTGIGRRLFEAAFSPYAGVRQHVLITDQEPRQRAFYEAMGFKEIGEADGRAFVRYQH
- a CDS encoding IMPACT family protein, producing MQRAGDGARRETASGAGRLTSYRTVDAPLGGGVDVELEIKRSRFLTRIRRVDDEASARAVVEERRAAMHDARHHCSAFILGPDGRTGGSSDDGEPGGTAGMPMFTTLQHNNLTDVVAVVTRYFGGIKLGAGGLVRAYSDAVQQGIEAAGVREVRLARLLRVDVDYADAGTVENQLRTLQLPSGRPVEVTDVAWGNQAHITVGVDAECVDEFHAALQTLSAGSLDAQPAGERWVG
- the bcp gene encoding thioredoxin-dependent thiol peroxidase, with translation MVARLTHGSPAPAFTLPNQRGEEVSLTDFAGQAVILYFYPAAMTPGCTTQAVDFSASLEELASAGYAVLGCSPDTVEKLAKFTEKSELSVTLLADPSLEVTNAYAAFGTKKLYGKEIEGIIRSTFVIDVDDDGNGTVRVAQYNVRATGHVAKLRRELGV
- a CDS encoding DUF3618 domain-containing protein, which produces MAKERTVEDIRAELAGTRANLKSSIAGFRESVEPKNVAKQSVAEVKQFAQNEFNEAKKQFVHEDGSIRTQRILAIAGAVVGVVAFAVTLNALSKRGQLNSAKAKKAITAK
- a CDS encoding co-chaperone GroES, encoding MLHDRVLVDAESGDHERKSGGGILIPATVQMGKRLAWAQVVSAGPSVRAVEVGDRVLFDPEDRAEVELNARRYVLLRERDIHAVAAERLDDAGTGLYL
- a CDS encoding carbohydrate ABC transporter permease; the protein is MSINQRAVPAALAGAAIETGSRPKRRPSWRRHRGAVVRHILLILGALVSVFPFYWMFVLASQPSSVIYKFPPVMTPGDRLDDNVGAIMDKINIWAAMSNTAFVAISVTVLVLFISSLAAFAFAKYEFPGKRILFGLVLATFLLPAQLATIPQFLFMSKLGWVGSLKALIFPSLASAFGVFWLRQYASNAIPRELLEAARIDNCGFWRQYLHVCLPTIRPALAFLGMFSFIGAWNDFMWPLIVLNDPSKLTLQVALSQLKTAHGTDYGMLMASSLISVVPLIIIFALGSKQFIAGITEGAVKG